One Rhodoluna sp. KAS3 DNA window includes the following coding sequences:
- a CDS encoding DUF3048 domain-containing protein encodes MNLGKIALVATSVLLLTACAAGPNGQPNASNSASPSPSPTPTPVYVTAPLTGVVYQEGVDDTSFTAKPSVACKIDNSYAARPQLGLNSTDIVFDEMVEGGLTRLVAIWHSQQPTEVGPVRSIRPMDPDIISPFGGIVCYSGGQYAFVQMMQKAPVFNASETTEQGKGTFSRTSSRPAPHNVIVNAQKLASQHTDLPAPAPQFTYATDLNSSTAAVSGTEVAKSFTVNFPQASAQWAPSTYKFKWLRTQDGEIHKDAATGKQVAASNVVVMEVKIDRSYADRKYGNVPKTVMVSTGKVWVFSAGKYVIGTWSKASATAPIVLTDAEGAVIKLAPGNTWVELKPSGAEGKISIK; translated from the coding sequence ATGAACCTCGGCAAAATTGCACTTGTAGCAACATCAGTACTTCTTCTAACCGCATGTGCGGCTGGTCCAAACGGTCAGCCAAATGCCAGCAACAGTGCAAGCCCAAGTCCGTCGCCAACACCAACCCCGGTTTACGTGACCGCACCGCTTACCGGCGTGGTTTACCAAGAGGGCGTTGACGACACCTCGTTCACTGCAAAGCCATCGGTGGCTTGCAAGATCGATAACTCTTATGCAGCCCGCCCTCAGCTTGGCCTCAACTCAACCGACATCGTGTTTGACGAAATGGTCGAAGGTGGGCTAACGCGTTTGGTTGCCATCTGGCACTCACAGCAGCCGACCGAGGTTGGTCCGGTTCGTTCAATTAGGCCAATGGACCCAGACATCATCAGCCCATTCGGTGGCATTGTTTGCTACTCGGGTGGCCAGTATGCGTTTGTGCAAATGATGCAGAAGGCACCCGTCTTCAATGCGTCCGAGACCACCGAGCAGGGCAAGGGCACGTTCTCTAGAACCAGCAGCCGCCCAGCCCCGCACAACGTAATCGTCAATGCTCAAAAGCTGGCCAGCCAGCACACCGATCTTCCGGCTCCGGCCCCACAGTTCACCTATGCCACCGACTTGAACAGTTCAACCGCTGCGGTCTCGGGCACTGAGGTTGCTAAGAGCTTCACGGTCAATTTTCCGCAGGCCTCGGCCCAGTGGGCGCCTAGCACCTACAAGTTCAAGTGGCTGCGTACCCAAGACGGCGAGATTCACAAAGATGCCGCCACCGGCAAGCAGGTTGCCGCCAGCAACGTTGTGGTTATGGAGGTCAAAATTGACCGCAGCTACGCCGACCGCAAGTACGGCAATGTGCCAAAAACCGTGATGGTCTCAACCGGAAAAGTCTGGGTTTTCTCGGCTGGAAAGTACGTTATTGGCACCTGGTCTAAGGCCAGTGCCACAGCACCGATTGTTCTGACCGATGCCGAGGGCGCAGTTATCAAGCTGGCTCCGGGCAACACCTGGGTTGAGTTAAAGCCATCTGGCGCAGAGGGCAAAATCAGCATCAAGTAA
- a CDS encoding phosphocholine cytidylyltransferase family protein, producing MSKQVVILAAGMGTRLARPLPKPLTELRDGRSIMKQQFDNIDAAFGETSRVMIVVGFKLEAIIERFPEATFVYNEFYDQTNTSKSLLKALRASGDGGVLWLNGDVVFDPQVLVRVTPMMDANQSFVVVNTAKVSDEEVKYTLDAAGQIAQLSKQVLGGLGEAVGINYVAAQDKAALIKRLAEVDDTDYFERGIEVAIEQDGLKFQAVDISDLYAVEVDFAEDLDRANASLK from the coding sequence ATGTCAAAACAGGTTGTAATTCTTGCCGCCGGCATGGGCACGCGCCTTGCCCGCCCGCTGCCAAAGCCGCTCACCGAGCTTCGCGACGGCCGCTCGATTATGAAGCAGCAGTTTGACAACATCGATGCCGCCTTCGGCGAAACCAGTCGCGTAATGATCGTGGTGGGTTTCAAACTTGAGGCCATCATCGAGCGGTTTCCTGAAGCAACCTTTGTTTACAACGAGTTCTATGACCAGACCAACACCTCAAAGAGTTTGCTCAAGGCGCTGCGTGCCTCGGGTGACGGCGGCGTTTTGTGGCTCAACGGTGACGTGGTTTTTGACCCGCAGGTTTTGGTGCGCGTTACCCCGATGATGGATGCCAACCAGAGTTTTGTGGTCGTAAACACCGCCAAGGTTAGCGACGAAGAGGTCAAATACACCCTCGATGCTGCCGGCCAAATTGCCCAGCTTTCAAAGCAGGTTCTTGGCGGTTTGGGTGAGGCTGTTGGCATCAACTATGTTGCCGCGCAAGACAAAGCTGCGCTAATCAAGCGCCTGGCTGAGGTTGACGACACCGATTACTTTGAGCGCGGAATTGAAGTTGCCATCGAGCAGGACGGTCTCAAATTCCAAGCGGTAGACATCAGTGATCTCTATGCGGTTGAGGTTGATTTTGCCGAAGACCTAGACCGCGCTAACGCCAGCCTAAAATAA
- a CDS encoding type II toxin-antitoxin system prevent-host-death family antitoxin: MSKIVNMHEAKTHLSRLADEVHATGESFIIAKAGSPWVQVSLIPNKKPTFGCLAAEMQNVDIEAFEAMDEAFAKMFDSENDDHAA; the protein is encoded by the coding sequence ATGTCGAAAATCGTGAATATGCATGAAGCCAAAACGCACCTATCTAGGTTGGCCGATGAAGTTCACGCGACCGGGGAGTCTTTCATAATTGCCAAAGCGGGTAGTCCTTGGGTGCAGGTGAGTTTGATTCCGAACAAGAAGCCAACGTTTGGTTGCCTGGCAGCTGAGATGCAAAACGTAGACATCGAAGCATTTGAAGCCATGGACGAGGCATTTGCTAAGATGTTTGACAGCGAAAACGATGACCATGCTGCTTGA
- the galE gene encoding UDP-glucose 4-epimerase GalE: MKVLVTGGAGYIGSHVVRLLQQRGDEVVVIDDMSAGVIERLGGAKLLPLDLAAPEAMTLLTELFKTEKIEAVIHLAARKKVGESVELPEWYYEQNISGLAHLLGAMRQTGVTKLVFSSSAATYGMPDVPAVSEDLQCEPINPYGQTKLIGEWMVANAARAWGLRGANLRYFNVAGAGWPDLADTAIANLVPIVFAAIRAGKDPVVFGDDYPTPDGSCVRDYVHVHDLAEAHLSALDYLDRDDRPHDTFNVGTGQGSSVFEVLDEIKKVSEIDFKIDVQPRRAGDPPYLAADVSRIRETLGWSAKRNLHDIIESAWNA; the protein is encoded by the coding sequence ATGAAGGTTTTAGTTACCGGCGGCGCCGGGTACATCGGTTCACACGTGGTTCGACTACTGCAGCAGCGCGGTGATGAAGTTGTGGTTATTGACGACATGAGCGCCGGAGTCATTGAGCGCCTGGGTGGCGCAAAGTTGCTGCCACTTGATTTGGCTGCACCCGAAGCAATGACTCTGCTTACCGAACTGTTCAAGACCGAGAAGATCGAGGCAGTGATTCACCTGGCCGCCCGCAAAAAGGTTGGCGAATCGGTTGAGCTGCCTGAGTGGTACTACGAGCAAAACATCAGTGGCCTGGCGCACCTATTGGGTGCCATGCGCCAGACCGGCGTGACCAAGCTGGTGTTCTCATCATCAGCCGCAACTTACGGCATGCCAGATGTTCCGGCGGTTTCTGAAGACCTACAGTGTGAGCCAATTAACCCTTACGGCCAGACCAAGTTGATTGGTGAGTGGATGGTTGCCAACGCAGCCCGCGCCTGGGGTCTGCGCGGTGCAAACCTGCGCTACTTTAACGTTGCCGGAGCCGGCTGGCCTGACCTAGCCGACACCGCGATTGCCAACTTGGTGCCGATTGTTTTTGCGGCCATCCGTGCTGGCAAAGACCCGGTGGTTTTTGGTGATGACTACCCAACCCCAGATGGCAGCTGCGTGCGCGACTATGTTCACGTGCACGACCTTGCTGAGGCCCACCTGAGCGCCCTTGACTACCTTGACCGCGATGACCGCCCGCACGACACATTCAACGTGGGCACGGGTCAGGGCTCGAGTGTTTTTGAGGTTTTGGATGAGATCAAGAAGGTCTCTGAAATTGACTTCAAGATTGATGTTCAGCCTCGCCGAGCCGGTGACCCACCGTACCTAGCTGCAGATGTTTCGCGCATTCGCGAGACTTTGGGCTGGAGCGCAAAGCGCAACCTGCACGACATTATTGAGAGCGCCTGGAACGCCTAA
- a CDS encoding CDP-glycerol glycerophosphotransferase family protein, whose translation MKLLQGYSPARIIGALNRRRADVFRKLQYRPQDTKQLSQAVLFESFHGESVSDSPLDIFHQLKTTHPELTFYWTIRRGKAQAPEGSIGVVWGSRQWLKVLATAKYLVNNNSFPWYFRKVAGQVYLQTWHGTPLKRLGRDIEGTGPSKAYLATMDREAAAWNFLVSPSPYCTQIFPSAFSFSGNIIETGYPRNDRLTNQPEGVRERVRRELGVTDPTEWLVLYAPTWRDYKLSATGNWQAVNYLGKNTPMPAGMRMMFRGHHLTHGAHNSSVAGNAIDVTNYPDVAELYLAADALVTDYSSVMFDFTVTGKPVFFLVPDLERYEAERGFYFDFRAEAPGPICSNVDDLLAELKNIGSDSKTYAAKYAAWQQKFNSLEDGKAAARVVEIVFGK comes from the coding sequence ATGAAGCTGCTGCAGGGGTATTCGCCGGCTCGAATTATCGGGGCACTAAACCGCCGCCGAGCAGACGTTTTTCGAAAGCTGCAATACCGCCCGCAAGACACCAAGCAACTCAGCCAGGCCGTGCTGTTTGAGTCCTTTCACGGTGAGTCGGTTAGCGACAGCCCGCTAGACATCTTTCACCAACTCAAAACCACCCACCCAGAACTTACTTTTTACTGGACCATCCGCCGCGGCAAGGCTCAGGCGCCCGAAGGCAGCATCGGTGTGGTTTGGGGTTCACGTCAGTGGCTCAAGGTGTTGGCAACCGCCAAGTACCTGGTCAACAACAACAGCTTTCCTTGGTACTTTCGCAAAGTGGCCGGGCAGGTTTATCTGCAGACTTGGCACGGCACACCGCTCAAGCGCTTGGGCCGCGACATTGAGGGCACCGGCCCGTCAAAGGCTTACCTTGCCACCATGGATCGCGAGGCAGCGGCGTGGAACTTCTTGGTATCGCCAAGCCCATACTGCACCCAGATTTTCCCGAGCGCATTCAGCTTTTCGGGCAACATTATTGAGACCGGTTACCCGCGCAACGACCGCCTGACCAACCAGCCTGAGGGTGTGCGCGAGCGCGTGCGCCGCGAGCTGGGCGTGACCGACCCTACCGAGTGGCTGGTGCTCTATGCCCCAACCTGGCGCGACTACAAACTCAGCGCCACCGGCAACTGGCAAGCGGTCAACTACCTTGGCAAAAACACACCGATGCCCGCCGGCATGCGCATGATGTTTCGTGGTCACCACCTAACCCATGGCGCGCACAATTCATCGGTGGCCGGCAACGCCATTGACGTCACTAACTACCCAGATGTTGCCGAGCTTTACCTGGCCGCCGACGCACTGGTGACTGACTATTCATCGGTGATGTTTGACTTTACGGTCACCGGGAAACCGGTGTTCTTTTTGGTGCCAGACCTCGAGCGCTACGAGGCCGAGCGCGGTTTCTATTTTGACTTCAGAGCCGAGGCCCCGGGGCCAATTTGCAGCAATGTAGATGATCTGCTGGCCGAGCTCAAGAACATCGGTTCCGACAGCAAAACCTATGCCGCAAAATACGCAGCCTGGCAGCAAAAATTCAACTCACTCGAAGACGGCAAAGCGGCCGCGCGAGTGGTTGAGATTGTCTTCGGCAAGTAG
- a CDS encoding type II toxin-antitoxin system VapC family toxin: protein MTAKTMTMLLDSHVLLWFSAGSSKLGKNARRRIERAHQLHYSSLSALELGIKSIEGKLNLPKNYFASLKAAGFLEVQFDSDHATELTTMQGLIGHDPIDRGIVATAISTNMPLITADRRILALNLPFVFDAQD, encoded by the coding sequence TTGACAGCGAAAACGATGACCATGCTGCTTGATTCACATGTTCTTCTTTGGTTCAGTGCCGGCAGCTCAAAGCTAGGCAAGAATGCTCGGCGGCGGATCGAACGTGCACACCAGTTGCACTACTCCTCACTTAGCGCACTCGAGCTTGGAATAAAGAGCATAGAAGGAAAACTTAACCTCCCTAAGAACTACTTTGCTAGCCTCAAGGCTGCCGGTTTTCTTGAGGTTCAATTTGACTCTGACCATGCAACAGAATTGACGACTATGCAAGGCTTGATCGGGCACGACCCTATAGATCGAGGAATCGTTGCGACCGCAATTTCAACCAACATGCCACTGATAACCGCCGACCGCAGAATCCTTGCTCTGAACCTTCCGTTTGTTTTTGATGCGCAAGATTAA
- a CDS encoding glycosyltransferase family 2 protein, with translation MASKSSNSEAGKAEAISVIMPVLNEAGHLADAVASVINQNYPGEFELLLALGPSTDGTTQIAQELAAADSRIRLIDNPRGLTTVGLNEAIRQSKHDIVIRIDAHSEPAEGYFANGVRILLMQNADLLGGIMDARGRSAFQKATAWAYTSRFGIGGANFHVGGEAGEAESAYLGIFKKSALTRVGGYDESIIRGEDWELAQRIKATGGLVWFSPELRVVYWPRGRFDRLVKQFYSTGVWRGDLTKRDLKNAPKRYFAPPLLVAAVIAGLWMVLAGWYIGILPLAAYFMGAAGLAATAGGLSLKSRIALLIVLPTIHFSWGWGFWMGFFRGAGQTIDKSRVSA, from the coding sequence GTGGCTAGCAAGTCTTCAAATTCTGAAGCTGGCAAAGCCGAGGCAATCTCAGTAATCATGCCGGTGCTGAATGAGGCCGGTCACCTGGCTGATGCCGTGGCTAGCGTTATCAACCAGAACTATCCGGGTGAATTTGAGTTGCTGCTGGCACTTGGTCCATCGACCGACGGCACCACCCAAATTGCGCAGGAGCTGGCTGCTGCCGATAGCCGCATTCGGCTAATCGATAACCCTCGTGGGCTAACCACGGTTGGTTTGAACGAGGCAATTCGTCAGAGCAAGCACGACATCGTGATTCGAATCGATGCTCACTCAGAGCCGGCCGAGGGGTATTTTGCCAACGGCGTACGCATTTTGCTTATGCAAAACGCTGATTTGTTGGGTGGCATCATGGATGCCCGTGGGCGCAGCGCTTTTCAAAAGGCCACCGCCTGGGCGTACACCAGCCGATTCGGAATCGGTGGAGCAAACTTTCACGTTGGCGGCGAGGCCGGCGAGGCCGAGAGCGCATACCTAGGCATCTTCAAAAAGAGTGCGCTAACCCGGGTTGGCGGTTACGACGAGAGCATTATTCGCGGTGAAGACTGGGAGCTCGCGCAGCGAATCAAGGCCACCGGGGGATTGGTGTGGTTTAGTCCAGAGCTGCGAGTGGTCTATTGGCCGCGCGGCCGTTTTGACCGCCTAGTCAAGCAGTTTTACTCAACCGGTGTTTGGCGCGGAGACCTCACCAAGCGTGATCTAAAGAACGCACCTAAGCGTTACTTTGCGCCACCGCTTTTGGTCGCCGCGGTAATCGCTGGGCTTTGGATGGTTTTGGCTGGCTGGTACATCGGCATCTTGCCCCTGGCCGCTTACTTTATGGGCGCTGCCGGGTTGGCCGCCACAGCCGGCGGGCTCAGCCTCAAGTCACGCATCGCGCTTTTGATCGTGCTGCCAACCATTCACTTCAGTTGGGGTTGGGGTTTCTGGATGGGCTTCTTTAGAGGTGCCGGCCAGACCATCGATAAGAGCCGAGTCAGCGCATGA